In one window of Chryseobacterium viscerum DNA:
- a CDS encoding cytochrome P460 family protein, whose protein sequence is MKNTILILLVSLVSLTACSKENNDTNNGLSRVVFDPGHLKFISNSLNPKRETMSALYGNEKALESLSKESQTPEAGAVMKLVTWKYHDNPQYIGGTITGELVSIETVQADHLGNISYDLKNDLPQNSSPDKEERIQYFMSYQPVNRP, encoded by the coding sequence ATGAAAAATACAATTCTGATCTTATTGGTAAGCCTGGTTTCTCTTACCGCTTGCAGCAAAGAAAATAATGATACAAATAATGGGCTTTCAAGGGTTGTTTTTGACCCGGGTCATCTCAAATTTATTTCCAATTCTTTAAACCCTAAGAGAGAAACGATGTCCGCTTTATACGGAAATGAAAAAGCATTGGAATCTTTATCAAAGGAAAGCCAGACACCGGAAGCAGGTGCTGTTATGAAACTGGTAACCTGGAAGTATCATGATAATCCTCAATATATTGGCGGAACAATCACCGGAGAACTGGTAAGTATTGAAACTGTTCAGGCTGATCATCTTGGAAATATATCTTATGATCTAAAAAATGATCTGCCACAAAACAGCTCTCCTGATAAAGAAGAAAGAATACAATATTTTATGAGCTACCAACCTGTAAACAGGCCGTAA
- a CDS encoding DoxX family protein — MKTKTTKIIYWAGAIFMSLWFGASGFFELTKNPVVWDITQQLGYPPHFIYILGVFKISGILVLLLPNRLLRLKEWVFAGMFFDILFAFFSKIAVLGFSSTIDAMVAFSVLTITYLMFRKLYSPELIFGEA; from the coding sequence ATGAAAACAAAAACAACAAAAATCATCTATTGGGCAGGAGCTATTTTTATGTCATTATGGTTTGGAGCCAGCGGTTTCTTTGAACTGACAAAAAACCCTGTCGTTTGGGACATCACCCAACAGCTTGGCTATCCTCCTCATTTCATTTATATACTGGGTGTTTTTAAAATTTCAGGTATTCTTGTTCTTCTGCTTCCCAACAGATTACTGAGGCTGAAAGAATGGGTATTTGCAGGAATGTTTTTCGATATCCTCTTTGCTTTCTTCTCAAAAATAGCAGTACTGGGTTTTTCATCTACAATAGATGCAATGGTTGCTTTTTCTGTACTTACAATTACTTATCTGATGTTCAGAAAACTGTATTCTCCCGAGTTGATATTTGGAGAGGCTTGA
- a CDS encoding MBL fold metallo-hydrolase, whose translation MNRRELLKNGLLAGTLSMIPFSSVLAETPKTSEKTGDDLSGFKKLKLGELELFVLTDGYIHEENLNAFAPRGTVAELKSILKDNFRPENYIDMAMNILLVKTKNKLILFDTGMGIFADERTGFLLKSLQKAGFSAKDITDVFISHAHPDHIGGVVDKKQNLVFPNANIFISKIEHDFWMKATIKDFDNSALKKQPELLNQIIPAVQNILKTIQPKLKFYDLNNPLYDSFSFQLAPGHTPGLTVTTISSGNEKLIYIADLIHSDIILFPHPEWGYFGDTDLDIATTSRKKLLRQLADTKTRAIACHLPWPGLGFTKTKSGAFEWFPESFMN comes from the coding sequence ATGAACAGAAGAGAACTGTTAAAGAATGGTTTATTGGCAGGAACATTAAGTATGATTCCTTTTTCCAGTGTACTGGCAGAAACTCCAAAAACATCTGAAAAGACAGGTGATGATCTTTCCGGCTTTAAAAAACTGAAGCTTGGAGAATTAGAACTTTTTGTTCTTACAGACGGATATATTCATGAAGAAAATCTCAATGCATTTGCTCCCAGAGGAACTGTTGCTGAGCTGAAATCAATTCTTAAAGATAATTTCAGACCGGAGAATTATATTGATATGGCCATGAATATTCTATTGGTTAAAACAAAGAATAAACTCATCTTGTTTGATACCGGAATGGGCATTTTTGCTGATGAGAGGACCGGGTTTTTATTAAAAAGCCTCCAAAAAGCAGGCTTCTCGGCAAAAGATATTACTGATGTTTTTATTTCCCATGCCCACCCCGATCATATTGGCGGTGTCGTTGATAAGAAACAAAATCTGGTTTTTCCGAACGCCAATATTTTCATTTCAAAAATTGAACATGATTTTTGGATGAAAGCTACTATAAAGGATTTTGATAATAGTGCTTTGAAAAAACAGCCTGAACTGCTTAATCAGATTATCCCTGCTGTTCAAAACATTCTGAAGACCATTCAGCCGAAACTGAAATTTTATGATCTAAACAATCCACTGTACGATTCTTTCAGTTTTCAGCTAGCTCCCGGTCATACTCCGGGTTTAACAGTAACAACTATCTCCTCAGGGAATGAAAAGCTGATCTACATTGCCGATTTGATTCATTCCGATATAATCCTTTTTCCACATCCTGAGTGGGGCTACTTTGGAGACACCGATCTGGATATTGCAACAACTTCAAGGAAAAAACTGCTGAGACAATTGGCAGATACTAAAACCAGAGCAATTGCCTGTCATTTGCCATGGCCGGGTCTGGGCTTTACAAAAACAAAATCTGGTGCATTTGAATGGTTTCCGGAAAGTTTTATGAATTAG
- a CDS encoding heme-binding domain-containing protein: MDTTKKKRNPIAIIFLAMLGVFGGLQLFSQPLEGKPVTGKIEAPREVISILENSCFNCHSNQQNLSWYDKIAPVSWAVNKDIKRAREVLNFSEWEKLSPAEHQGKMYAILNMMQSGKMPLHEYTLLHPAAKITAGDIETIKKYTLSLSSANPSAQKKIETPQASSIVPIPASTKFPVSPNGVQYTPDFKNWKVISMSTLFDNSIRVIYGNDIAVKAVETENFHPWPDGSIVVKSVWKQQELSNGEIRPGKFINAQFMVKDSRQYKETEGWGFAKFSGDDLHPTGKTASFAKESCIACHRQLAEKTGYLFDVPMKVNTQRLIQNLQKK; this comes from the coding sequence ATGGATACCACAAAGAAAAAAAGAAATCCCATTGCCATCATATTTCTGGCTATGCTAGGAGTTTTCGGAGGCCTGCAGTTATTCAGCCAACCTTTGGAAGGAAAACCGGTTACAGGAAAAATTGAAGCACCGAGGGAAGTCATTAGTATTCTTGAAAACTCATGTTTCAACTGTCATTCCAATCAGCAGAATCTAAGCTGGTATGATAAAATTGCTCCTGTTTCCTGGGCTGTCAATAAAGATATTAAAAGAGCCAGAGAAGTCCTGAATTTCTCAGAATGGGAAAAGTTGTCTCCGGCTGAACATCAGGGAAAAATGTATGCTATTCTCAATATGATGCAAAGTGGAAAAATGCCTCTTCATGAATACACTCTTCTGCATCCTGCAGCAAAAATTACAGCAGGAGATATTGAAACGATTAAAAAATATACACTTTCATTATCCTCAGCAAACCCATCAGCTCAAAAAAAGATTGAAACACCTCAGGCCTCATCCATTGTACCTATTCCGGCATCAACAAAATTTCCGGTTTCCCCCAATGGAGTTCAATACACCCCTGATTTCAAAAACTGGAAAGTCATCAGTATGAGTACTCTTTTTGACAATTCCATCCGTGTGATCTATGGAAATGACATCGCTGTAAAAGCTGTGGAAACAGAGAACTTTCACCCGTGGCCAGACGGAAGCATTGTGGTAAAATCTGTATGGAAACAACAGGAATTATCCAACGGAGAAATCAGGCCCGGAAAATTTATCAATGCACAGTTTATGGTAAAAGATTCCAGACAATATAAAGAAACTGAAGGTTGGGGATTTGCAAAATTCTCCGGCGATGATCTCCATCCAACCGGAAAAACAGCTTCTTTCGCCAAAGAATCATGTATTGCCTGCCACAGACAGCTGGCAGAGAAAACAGGGTATCTGTTTGATGTTCCAATGAAAGTAAATACTCAAAGATTAATCCAAAATTTACAGAAAAAATGA
- a CDS encoding winged helix-turn-helix transcriptional regulator, with amino-acid sequence MERDQTEELRALQDTLYFIGGKWRIPVINSLCNGNRRFREIERSIPGITTRMLSKELKDMELNKLLKRTVYPETPVLIEYEPTEYCRTFGNIIQEMINWGREHRRVIVEDR; translated from the coding sequence ATGGAAAGAGATCAGACAGAAGAACTTAGAGCCCTGCAGGACACGCTTTATTTTATCGGAGGGAAATGGCGGATTCCGGTGATTAACTCACTTTGTAATGGTAACAGACGCTTCAGGGAAATTGAACGCAGTATTCCCGGGATTACTACCAGAATGCTTTCAAAAGAACTGAAAGACATGGAGCTGAATAAACTCTTAAAACGTACCGTTTACCCGGAAACTCCTGTTTTAATAGAATATGAACCCACAGAATACTGCAGAACCTTTGGAAACATCATTCAGGAGATGATTAATTGGGGAAGAGAACATAGGAGAGTGATTGTGGAGGATAGGTAG
- a CDS encoding sensor histidine kinase: MQQQKIKISPAIIWISSIFLGVLSSVPQLASHAFNWKEAVVNSAITAAFSVIMWYLNIYMLNRTGKRRQHISYSRLMVVLAFGMVIMFALAWIQQLILSHINFGPVMLMVEVRGILINLVCYMFLTLLQNNYTGQQIQLELEKVKSDNLGAQYELLKQQINPHFLFNSLNTLKLMAETHDEETVDFIVKLSDFYRFTLESRKLDLISVQEEMKIVDSYLFLQKARFGVGIKFTNELGKESAQTLIPPFTLQLLVENCIKHNIVSQSKPLHIKIYTAGAQIVIENPIQRKINTEDSLGVGLDNIKMRYKHLLEKEITINSDEKIFQIKLPLIHEYHHY, encoded by the coding sequence ATGCAACAGCAAAAAATAAAAATCTCACCAGCCATTATCTGGATAAGCTCTATTTTCCTGGGAGTTTTATCTTCTGTACCTCAGCTGGCTTCTCATGCATTCAACTGGAAAGAAGCAGTAGTCAATTCAGCGATTACAGCAGCTTTCTCCGTCATCATGTGGTATCTCAATATTTATATGCTGAACCGTACTGGAAAACGCAGACAGCATATTTCCTACTCAAGATTGATGGTGGTACTGGCTTTCGGAATGGTGATTATGTTTGCGCTTGCCTGGATTCAGCAGCTTATTTTATCTCATATCAATTTTGGTCCGGTAATGCTGATGGTCGAAGTAAGAGGAATTTTAATCAACCTGGTATGCTATATGTTTCTGACACTGCTTCAAAATAACTATACAGGCCAGCAGATACAGCTTGAACTGGAAAAGGTAAAAAGTGACAATCTTGGGGCTCAGTATGAATTATTGAAACAACAGATCAATCCACATTTTCTCTTCAATAGCCTGAATACATTAAAATTAATGGCAGAAACGCATGACGAAGAAACAGTTGATTTCATTGTAAAACTTTCTGACTTTTACCGATTTACTCTCGAAAGCAGAAAACTGGACCTCATCAGTGTACAGGAAGAAATGAAAATCGTAGATTCTTATCTTTTTCTTCAGAAAGCCCGTTTTGGAGTAGGAATTAAATTTACCAACGAGCTTGGAAAGGAATCAGCTCAAACCCTTATTCCTCCCTTCACTCTTCAGCTTTTGGTGGAGAACTGCATCAAGCACAATATTGTTTCACAAAGTAAACCTTTACATATTAAAATCTATACCGCTGGCGCTCAAATTGTAATTGAAAATCCTATACAGCGAAAGATAAATACAGAAGACTCTCTGGGAGTGGGGCTTGACAATATTAAAATGCGTTACAAACACTTACTGGAAAAGGAAATTACAATTAACTCAGACGAAAAAATCTTTCAGATAAAACTACCATTAATTCATGAATATCATCATTATTGA
- a CDS encoding GNAT family N-acetyltransferase: MENIKFQVSPYQDELQLFIDGKKAGYMSIEVDGRLLIVYYTKLDEEREGKGYAKLLLDELVRYAEEKDLLVDPECDFVRQQFENHPVRYKDIWHA, translated from the coding sequence ATGGAAAATATAAAGTTTCAGGTATCTCCATATCAGGATGAATTGCAGCTCTTTATTGATGGAAAAAAGGCAGGTTATATGTCTATAGAGGTTGACGGAAGATTGCTTATTGTGTATTATACGAAACTTGATGAAGAGCGTGAAGGAAAAGGATACGCCAAACTATTGCTGGATGAGCTGGTACGCTACGCAGAGGAAAAAGATTTGCTTGTAGATCCGGAATGTGATTTTGTGCGACAACAGTTTGAAAATCATCCTGTGAGATATAAAGACATCTGGCATGCCTGA
- a CDS encoding LytR/AlgR family response regulator transcription factor translates to MNIIIIEDEFRAAKSLQNLISDLKPDSKILGVYDSIETSIEGLKELKPDLIFMDIHLSDGLSFEIFKSVDITCPVVFCTAFDQYMLDAFKSKGVDYVLKPFSKEDIAEALRKVDELKKFFQKNDLPDLESIIQKIAQPSGKSSFLVFKNQKYTTIPTDDIAYFYIHNEITHLVTFGKEQFSLSQPLGQIAEQVSDKQFFRVNRQYLVNFKAIKEMEHYFQRKILVKLTIETPEKLLINKEKTHSFFTWLEDR, encoded by the coding sequence ATGAATATCATCATTATTGAAGACGAATTCAGGGCCGCAAAATCCCTTCAGAATTTAATTTCAGATTTAAAACCGGACTCAAAGATACTGGGAGTTTATGACAGTATCGAAACAAGTATTGAAGGCTTAAAGGAGCTCAAGCCTGATCTTATTTTTATGGATATCCATCTTTCGGACGGACTTTCATTTGAGATTTTTAAATCAGTAGACATCACATGCCCTGTGGTTTTCTGTACCGCCTTTGATCAGTATATGCTGGATGCTTTTAAGAGCAAGGGTGTTGATTATGTTTTAAAACCATTTTCCAAAGAAGATATTGCTGAAGCTCTGAGAAAAGTTGATGAACTGAAAAAATTCTTTCAGAAGAATGATCTGCCGGATTTAGAATCCATTATACAAAAAATCGCTCAGCCTTCCGGTAAAAGCAGTTTTCTGGTTTTTAAAAATCAGAAATATACAACGATTCCTACGGATGATATTGCTTATTTCTATATCCATAATGAAATAACCCATTTGGTAACCTTCGGCAAAGAGCAGTTTTCCCTTAGTCAGCCTTTGGGACAAATCGCGGAACAGGTCTCTGATAAACAATTCTTCAGGGTCAACAGGCAATATCTTGTTAATTTTAAAGCCATTAAAGAGATGGAGCATTATTTTCAGCGTAAAATACTGGTAAAACTCACCATTGAAACTCCCGAAAAGCTTCTCATTAATAAAGAAAAAACGCATAGTTTCTTTACTTGGCTGGAAGACAGGTAA
- a CDS encoding DUF1223 domain-containing protein: MILKNLITVSAFTTLLFATSAFIHQDKIQKTVQHPTTENGFAVLELFTSEGCSSCPPADELMGKIEKEYKDEPVYLLSYHVDYWNRLGWKDRFSTAENSQRQQQYSRILNSQVYTPQLVVNGKAEFVGSDENNIKNAIRKALFNSKKTNIELSATLSQQEIKVQYKTSDTDPKNMLLINLVEKHSSTQVGKGENEGRHLHHWQIVHKQNQISLNKQPVGTTTFKLPDGFSPENWEVIAFIQNPKTGNTSGSAKTIFK, encoded by the coding sequence ATGATACTAAAAAACTTAATCACGGTAAGCGCTTTTACCACATTATTATTTGCTACTTCAGCATTTATTCACCAAGATAAAATCCAAAAGACAGTACAGCATCCAACCACAGAAAACGGTTTTGCTGTTTTGGAACTCTTCACTTCAGAAGGCTGCTCCAGTTGCCCACCAGCAGATGAACTGATGGGAAAAATTGAAAAAGAATATAAGGACGAACCTGTTTACCTTCTCTCCTACCATGTGGATTACTGGAACCGCCTCGGATGGAAAGACAGATTCAGCACTGCTGAGAACTCACAACGGCAACAGCAGTACAGCCGTATCTTAAATTCACAGGTTTATACTCCACAGTTGGTTGTCAATGGAAAAGCGGAATTTGTAGGGTCTGATGAAAACAATATCAAAAATGCAATCCGGAAAGCCTTATTTAATTCTAAAAAAACAAATATAGAACTATCGGCAACTCTTTCTCAACAGGAAATCAAGGTACAGTATAAAACCTCTGACACTGATCCTAAGAATATGCTTCTCATTAATCTGGTTGAAAAACATTCTTCCACTCAGGTAGGTAAAGGTGAAAATGAAGGCCGCCATCTGCACCACTGGCAGATTGTTCATAAGCAAAATCAGATCTCACTGAATAAACAGCCGGTAGGAACAACAACCTTTAAGCTTCCCGACGGCTTTTCTCCTGAAAACTGGGAGGTCATAGCTTTTATTCAAAATCCAAAAACAGGAAATACATCAGGATCAGCAAAAACAATCTTCAAATAA
- a CDS encoding aldo/keto reductase has product MKFKKLGNTDEQLSAIGLGCMGMSFAYGPTDEQESINTLHRALDLGVNFWDTADMYANGENEKLISKVLVPNRDKIFIATKFGFRFKDGKASHSGAPGTYFDGSPEWIRKAVDLSLQRLKIDTIDLYYAHRVDPNVPVEETVGAMAELVKAGKVKYIGLSEASAESIRKANKIHPIAALQSEYSILTKDVEKEILPTIRELGISLVPYSPLARGLFTNIYDVQNLGDDDFRKSLPRYQQEYLENNTKLANEINEFAASKGVKGTQLALAWVLNQGDDIIPIPGTKRIKYLEENIAAVNIELSQSDLDTIDAILKKYPNVGERYTEGSMKLVNN; this is encoded by the coding sequence ATGAAATTTAAAAAATTAGGAAACACAGACGAACAGTTATCAGCAATTGGTTTAGGATGTATGGGAATGAGCTTTGCTTATGGTCCTACAGATGAACAGGAAAGTATCAATACTTTACACCGAGCTTTGGATTTAGGCGTTAACTTCTGGGATACGGCAGATATGTATGCCAATGGAGAAAACGAAAAACTAATCTCTAAAGTTTTGGTTCCGAACAGGGATAAGATTTTTATTGCAACCAAATTCGGTTTCAGGTTTAAAGATGGTAAAGCAAGCCACAGCGGAGCTCCCGGAACTTATTTTGACGGTTCTCCGGAATGGATCAGAAAGGCAGTAGATTTAAGTCTTCAAAGATTAAAAATAGATACTATTGACCTGTACTATGCTCACAGAGTAGATCCCAATGTTCCGGTAGAGGAAACAGTAGGTGCAATGGCAGAGCTGGTAAAAGCGGGCAAAGTGAAGTATATCGGATTATCCGAAGCTTCAGCAGAATCTATCAGAAAAGCTAATAAAATTCATCCGATTGCGGCGTTACAGTCAGAATATTCTATCCTTACAAAGGATGTTGAAAAAGAAATTTTACCAACTATCAGAGAACTGGGAATTTCTTTAGTACCTTATTCACCGTTGGCAAGAGGTCTTTTTACCAATATTTATGATGTACAGAACCTGGGGGATGATGACTTCAGAAAATCTTTACCGCGCTATCAGCAGGAGTATCTTGAAAATAATACCAAACTAGCCAACGAGATTAATGAATTTGCTGCTTCCAAAGGAGTAAAAGGAACTCAACTTGCCCTGGCCTGGGTATTGAATCAGGGAGATGATATCATCCCGATTCCGGGTACCAAACGAATTAAATACCTGGAAGAAAATATTGCAGCCGTCAATATTGAACTTTCCCAATCAGATCTGGATACTATTGATGCCATTCTGAAAAAATATCCGAATGTGGGAGAAAGATATACTGAAGGTTCAATGAAACTGGTAAACAATTAA
- a CDS encoding MBL fold metallo-hydrolase codes for MNFHLKAKVNTFDVYFVQMIYWIITTIAVLTVTFFIVINMKAFGGVPKGKRLKRIRQSKLYKRKQFQNISHTPSITEGYKMSKVIYDFFLGKKDPLLKPLKKIPSLHTDLKNRDKNQDMFIWLGHSSYYLQTDGISFLIDPVLSLYGSPFKYFNKAFKGSDIFKPEDIPNVDYLVITHDHFDHLDYPTVKSIRDRTGMAILPLGVGAHLERWGYAENSMIEEEWGTEVNLKNDIKIVFTPARHFSGRRTRKNDTLWSSYVLITPTKKIFLGGDSGYDTHFKTIGEQYGPFDYAILENGQYGEAWKYIHTLPEDVIQAGIDLNTERIIPVHAAKFALALHPWNEPLQKITALGKEKGLNILTPMIGEVVDLNQHEQQFTAWWED; via the coding sequence ATGAATTTTCATTTAAAGGCAAAAGTCAATACATTTGATGTTTATTTTGTACAGATGATTTACTGGATTATTACGACTATCGCTGTTTTGACAGTTACTTTTTTTATAGTGATCAATATGAAGGCATTTGGCGGGGTGCCAAAAGGAAAGAGGCTGAAACGCATCAGGCAGTCAAAACTCTATAAAAGGAAGCAATTCCAGAATATCAGCCATACTCCTTCCATTACAGAAGGCTACAAAATGTCGAAAGTGATTTATGATTTCTTTTTAGGAAAAAAAGATCCACTTTTGAAGCCCTTGAAAAAAATTCCATCTCTTCATACTGATTTAAAAAACAGAGACAAAAATCAGGATATGTTTATCTGGCTGGGACATTCATCTTATTATCTGCAGACAGATGGTATTTCGTTCCTGATTGATCCTGTATTGAGTTTATATGGGTCGCCTTTCAAATACTTTAACAAAGCTTTTAAAGGATCAGATATCTTTAAACCTGAAGATATTCCCAATGTGGACTATCTGGTAATAACCCATGATCATTTTGACCATCTGGATTACCCGACTGTAAAATCTATCAGAGACAGAACGGGGATGGCTATCTTACCTTTGGGAGTGGGAGCGCATCTGGAAAGATGGGGATATGCTGAAAACTCGATGATTGAAGAAGAATGGGGAACTGAGGTGAATCTGAAAAATGATATAAAAATTGTTTTTACCCCTGCCAGACATTTTTCGGGCAGAAGAACCAGGAAGAATGATACCCTGTGGAGCTCCTATGTTCTGATAACACCTACAAAGAAGATTTTCTTAGGAGGAGACAGTGGTTATGATACTCACTTTAAAACAATTGGTGAACAATATGGTCCTTTTGATTATGCAATTCTTGAGAACGGACAATATGGGGAAGCATGGAAATACATTCATACACTGCCGGAAGATGTTATTCAGGCTGGTATTGATCTCAATACAGAACGTATCATTCCTGTTCACGCAGCAAAATTTGCACTCGCACTTCACCCATGGAATGAACCTTTACAAAAGATAACTGCTCTAGGAAAAGAAAAAGGATTGAATATCCTCACTCCGATGATCGGAGAGGTAGTAGATCTGAATCAGCATGAACAGCAATTTACAGCCTGGTGGGAAGACTGA
- a CDS encoding SDR family oxidoreductase — MKKFSNKLAIVTGGNSGIGFAAAKELISEGATVIITGRRKEVVEKAAQEIGAVPFIADQANLEDIDLLKKQVEEKFGKADILFINAGITGTLTPIENMDVENFDQVMNINFRGAYFTLSKFIPLLNDGASVIFLSSIVASTYKPNSSAYQASKAALNSIAKTAAAELAPRKIRVNMISPGPIKTEIMSKAGLDEETLKNINSQLVDQIPMKKMGTAEEVAQLVTYLSDNQLSGFITGTEIVIDGGITL; from the coding sequence ATGAAAAAATTCAGTAACAAACTGGCTATCGTAACAGGAGGAAACAGCGGAATAGGATTCGCTGCAGCAAAAGAACTTATTTCAGAAGGAGCAACCGTAATTATTACCGGAAGACGAAAAGAGGTGGTGGAAAAGGCAGCTCAGGAAATCGGTGCTGTTCCGTTCATTGCAGATCAGGCTAATCTTGAAGACATAGATCTGTTGAAGAAACAAGTAGAGGAAAAATTTGGTAAAGCAGATATTCTGTTTATTAATGCAGGCATTACAGGAACTCTGACACCTATTGAAAATATGGATGTAGAAAATTTTGATCAGGTGATGAATATTAATTTCAGAGGTGCTTATTTTACATTAAGCAAATTTATTCCTTTATTGAATGACGGAGCTTCTGTCATCTTTTTATCTTCTATTGTTGCTTCTACCTACAAGCCCAACAGTTCGGCATATCAGGCAAGCAAGGCAGCATTAAACTCAATTGCCAAAACGGCAGCGGCAGAATTAGCTCCAAGAAAAATCAGAGTGAACATGATAAGCCCGGGACCTATAAAAACCGAAATCATGAGTAAGGCCGGACTGGATGAAGAGACATTGAAGAATATCAACAGCCAGCTTGTAGATCAGATTCCAATGAAGAAAATGGGAACCGCTGAAGAAGTCGCTCAACTGGTTACTTATTTATCAGATAATCAGCTTTCAGGATTTATCACAGGTACTGAAATTGTGATAGATGGTGGCATTACTTTATAA
- a CDS encoding helix-turn-helix domain-containing protein, with protein sequence MESHESLKGFYERNAPNLASQCIGVSRMGHFNVFSREYCSPLTPYSRRDYYKISLIIGKGKLHYADKWIKVDRPALLFSNPIIPYSWEADDEDQKGWFCLFTDQFLHNGSRMGNLQDSPLFKIGGTPVFFVDEEQQRILSNIYTKMMTEIQSDYIHKYDMLRAYLHLMIHETMRMQPAESFEPYQNASQRVASLFMELLERQFPIDSPEAFLKLKTPNDYAQSLSIHVNSLNRSVKEITGKTTSQQITGRIIQEANALLKHTDWNVAEIAYGLGFEEPAYFTNYFKKQTGITPNALRMDIV encoded by the coding sequence ATGGAATCACACGAGTCACTTAAAGGTTTTTATGAAAGGAATGCTCCCAATCTGGCATCACAGTGTATCGGAGTCAGCAGGATGGGGCATTTCAATGTATTTTCACGGGAATATTGTTCTCCGTTGACTCCCTATAGCAGAAGAGATTATTATAAGATTTCACTGATCATAGGAAAAGGAAAATTGCATTATGCTGATAAATGGATTAAAGTAGACCGACCTGCTTTATTGTTTTCAAACCCTATTATTCCTTATTCCTGGGAAGCAGATGATGAAGACCAGAAAGGCTGGTTTTGTCTGTTTACCGATCAGTTTTTACATAATGGAAGCCGAATGGGAAACCTTCAGGATTCCCCGCTGTTCAAGATTGGTGGAACTCCGGTTTTCTTTGTGGACGAAGAACAGCAGAGGATACTTTCTAATATTTATACGAAAATGATGACGGAAATTCAGTCGGATTATATTCACAAATATGATATGCTGAGAGCTTACCTTCACCTGATGATTCACGAAACCATGAGAATGCAGCCGGCAGAAAGTTTTGAGCCTTATCAGAATGCTTCACAGCGGGTTGCTTCCTTATTTATGGAACTTCTGGAAAGACAATTTCCAATTGACAGCCCTGAAGCCTTTTTAAAATTAAAAACCCCCAATGACTATGCTCAGAGTCTTTCCATACATGTGAATTCTTTAAACCGTTCTGTAAAAGAAATCACAGGAAAAACAACCAGCCAGCAGATTACAGGAAGAATTATTCAGGAAGCCAATGCTTTACTGAAACATACAGACTGGAATGTTGCTGAAATCGCCTACGGATTAGGCTTTGAAGAACCCGCTTATTTTACCAATTACTTTAAAAAACAAACCGGAATTACTCCTAATGCCCTAAGAATGGACATTGTTTGA